The following are encoded together in the Coffea arabica cultivar ET-39 chromosome 1c, Coffea Arabica ET-39 HiFi, whole genome shotgun sequence genome:
- the LOC113727727 gene encoding aquaporin PIP2-2-like: MAKDVEGVVAAEQGEFSAKDYHDPPPAAFFDLDELTKWSFHRALIAEFVATLLFLYVTVLTVIGYKHQTDATAGGDDCNGVGILGIAWAFGGMIFILVYCTAGISGGHINPAVTFGLFLARKVSLLRAFFYMVAQCLGAICGVGLVKAFQKSFYNRYGGGANVVAHGYTIGVGLAAEIIGTFVLVYTVFAATDPKRNARDSHIPVLAPLPIGFAVFMVHLGTIPVTGTGINPARSFGAAVIYGSRQAWDDHWIFWVGPFVGAAIAAFYHQYILRAGAIKALGSFRSNA; the protein is encoded by the exons ATGGCGAAAGACGTTGAAGGGGTAGTTGCGGCGGAGCAAGGCGAGTTCTCAGCCAAGGACTACCATGATCCTCCGCCGGCAGCTTTTTTCGACTTGGATGAGCTGACCAAATGGTCATTCCACAGAGCCCTTATTGCTGAGTTCGTTGCCACCCTCCTCTTCCTTTACGTCACCGTCTTAACGGTTATTGGCTACAAGCACCAGACTGACGCCACAGCCGGCGGCGACGACTGCAACGGCGTCGGTATCCTGGGCATCGCTTGGGCTTTCGGTGGCATGATCTTCATTCTTGTTTACTGCACTGCCGGTATTTCTG GAGGACACATCAACCCGGCCGTGACATTTGGACTTTTCTTGGCGAGGAAGGTTTCACTGCTCAGAGCCTTCTTCTACATGGTGGCGCAGTGCCTGGGTGCAATCTGCGGTGTGGGGCTGGTGAAGGCTTTCCAAAAGTCCTTCTACAACAGGTACGGTGGCGGAGCAAACGTGGTGGCTCACGGCTACACCATCGGGGTTGGATTGGCAGCCGAGATCATCGGTACCTTCGTTTTGGTCTACACAGTCTTCGCAGCCACTGATCCCAAGAGAAATGCCAGAGACTCCCATATTCCT GTGTTGGCTCCTCTTCCCATTGGATTTGCTGTTTTCATGGTTCACCTTGGCACCATCCCAGTTACTGGAACTGGTATCAACCCCGCTAGGAGCTTTGGAGCTGCTGTAATTTATGGATCACGCCAGGCCTGGGATGACCAT TGGATTTTCTGGGTTGGACCATTCGTTGGAGCTGCAATTGCTGCATTCTACCACCAGTACATCCTTCGAGCGGGAGCAATTAAGGCTCTGGGATCATTCAGGAGCAATGCCTGA
- the LOC113742399 gene encoding uncharacterized protein, which yields MTTLVSLLLFLILSSSTVTRAQERAPHGLAYESPMAISPEAYDFFHPDTQPQRGNAPCFSPECSTLPEAATVLSTPAHESTAPPDASKKRLGAGSIASIPIGLVFALLAGVGVYYVVMTRQTNAARAKAAQQLQPAV from the coding sequence ATGACAACCCTAGTTTCCTTGCTTCTCTTCCTCATTCTTTCCTCGTCTACCGTCACCAGAGCTCAAGAAAGAGCCCCCCACGGGCTTGCATACGAGAGTCCAATGGCTATCTCTCCTGAAGCCTATGACTTCTTCCATCCCGACACACAACCACAGCGGGGTAATGCCCCTTGTTTTTCACCAGAATGCTCGACATTGCCTGAAGCAGCAACCGTGCTGTCAACTCCAGCACACGAAAGCACAGCACCACCAGATGCAAGTAAAAAGCGTCTGGGAGCCGGTAGTATTGCTAGCATCCCTATTGGCTTGGTGTTTGCTCTGCTTGCGGGAGTTGGTGTTTACTATGTTGTGATGACCCGTCAGACCAATGCAGCCCGAGCCAAAGCTGCACAGCAGCTTCAACCTGCCGTTTAA
- the LOC113727746 gene encoding protein disulfide isomerase-like 1-4: protein MPNRLFILLSLTCLLLFSSLLTPVLSKTPAPSDADDDEDLSFLEADDGDDDDAASKHTSQHQHLKDDDGYDNEDDEESYDDFEIPSNFDHGDGEENDDVELGPKVDEKDVVVLNEGNFSDFIESNKYAMVEFYAPWCGHCKALAPEYAAAATELKNLEGEKVALAKVDATEQHELAEQYEVQGFPTVFFFADGEHKPYTGQRSKDAIVTWIKKKIGPGVGNITTVDDAERILTSEDKVVLGFLNSLVGSESQELAAASKLDDGVNFYQTVNPNVAKLFHIEPDMKRPALVLLKKVAEKVTLFDGQFTKSAIVEFVSANKLPLVTTFTRESAPLIFESPIKKQLLLFATSSDSGKVVPTFQEAAKDFKGKLIFVYVEMDNEDTGRPVADYFGIEGNASKVLGFLGNDDAKKYIFDGEITLEKIKAFGADFLEDKLKPFYKSDPIPTTNDGDVKIVVGNNFDEIVLEESKDVLLEIYAPWCGHCQALEPTYNKLAKHLRGIKSIVIAKMDGTTNEHPRAKADGFPTLLFFPAGNKSSEPIPVETDRTVVALYKFLKKHASIPFELRKPTSLPTTKGSDAKEGTKSSTADVKDEL from the exons ATGCCGAATCGACTCTTTATACTCTTGTCACTCACCTGTCTCCTCCTCTTCTCGAGTCTCCTAACTCCTGTCCTCTCCAAAACCCCCGCCCCCTCCGACGCAGACGACGACGAAGACCTCAGCTTCCTCGAAGCTGACGATGGCGACGACGACGACGCCGCGTCGAAGCACACCTCCCAACACCAGCATTTGAAAGACGATGATGGCTATGACAACGAAGACGACGAAGAAAGCTACGACGATTTCGAAATTCCCTCCAACTTCGATCACGGCGATGGGGAAGAAAACGATGACGTAGAATTAGGCCCTAAGGTGGACGAGAAAGACGTCGTCGTGTTGAATGAGGGGAACTTTAGTGATTTTATCGAGAGTAATAAGTATGCGATGGTCGAGTTTTACGCGCCGTGGTGCGGACATTGTAAGGCATTGGCGCCTGAGTACGCCGCCGCGGCCACGGAGTTGAAGAATTTGGAGGGTGAAAAGGTGGCGCTTGCGAAGGTGGATGCTACCGAGCAGCATGAGCTGGCGGAGCAGTATGAAGTTCAAGGATTTCCAACTGTTTTTTTCTTTGCTGATGGAGAGCATAAACCCTACACTGGTCAACGATCCAA AGATGCAATTGTGACCTGGATTAAGAAGAAGATAGGACCAGGGGTAGGAAATATTACTACAGTTGATGATGCAGAACGGATATTAACCTCTGAGGACAAAGTTGTTTTGGgcttcctcaattctttggtg GGTTCTGAGAGTCAGGAACTTGCTGCTGCATCAAAACTTGACGATGGTGTTAACTTCTACCAAACTGTAAATCCTAATGTGGCAAAGCTGTTTCACATAGAACCCGACATGAAACGCCCTGCATTGGTCTTGCTAAAGAAAGTGGCTGAGAAAGTCACACTATTTG ATGGTCAATTCACCAAGTCTGCAATAGTTGAGTTTGTTTCAGCCAACAAGCTACCCTTGGTGACCACTTTTACCAGAGAGAGTGCACCTCTGATTTTTGAAAGTCCAATTAAAAAACAG CTGTTACTTTTTGCTACGTCAAGTGATTCAGGAAAGGTTGTCCCAACATTTCAAGAGGCAGCAAAGGATTTTAAGGGAAAG CTTATCTTTGTGTATGTGGAGATGGACAATGAAGATACTGGAAGGCCTGTGGCAGATTATTTTGGTATAGAAGGGAATGCTTCAAAG GTTCTTGGATTCTTGGGAAATGATGATGCTAAAAAATACATATTTGATGGGGAGATTACTCTCGAGAAGATCAAG GCATTTGGGGCAGACTTCTTGGAAGACAAGCTTAAACCTTTTTACAAGTCAGATCCAATTCCTACTACT AATGATGGGGATGTCAAAATAGTTGTTGGAAATAACTTTGATgaaattgttttggaggagTCAAAAGATGTTCTTCTGGAG ATTTATGCACCATGGTGTGGGCATTGCCAAGCTCTTGAGCCAACATATAACAAACTTGCCAAGCACCTGCGTGGAATCAAATCTATTGTCATTGCGAAAATGGATGGAACAACAAATGAACATCCTAGAGCCAAG GCTGATGGATTCCCCACACTTCTTTTCTTCCCGGCAGGAAATAAGAGCTCTGAGCCT ATTCCTGTTGAAACTGATCGAACTGTGGTGGCACTCTATAAGTTCCTGAAGAAACATGCTTCTATCCCCTTCGAGCTCCGGAAACCAACATCCTTACCAACAACCAAAGGTTCTGATGCTAAAGAAGGGACTAAAAGCTCCACCGCAGATGTAAAAGATGAACTATGA